ACGGTCCTGGACACATCGCGATCAGCGATCGCAAGCATGTCCTGCGGGGGCTGGGCCTCTATCATGGCAAGGCGGGGTTTGGCGTCTCGGTGGAGTTCAACGTCAGGACCGGGCCGGTCACCATCTTCGCTTGCACTCAGACGCGAGATGGACGCCTGAAATTCCTGGCCGCTGAGGGGGAATCCCTGCCCGGGCCCATCCTGCGCATCGGCAATACGAACAGTCGCATTCGCTTCCGGCTCCCACCTGCCGAGTTCGTGGACGCCTGGTGCGCGCAGGCTCCCACCCACCACTGTGCGCTCGGGGTCGGGCATGTGGCCAGCACGCTGGCGAAGTTCGCCCACCTGGAGGGGCTGCCGTTCGTCGAGGTGGGGCGGTCGAGTGTAGAGCATTGGGGGGCGTGAGCAGCGCTTGGTGAAGCCGGCCGGAGTGGGGGCGGTTGTTCACAGCGCCTTCGGCCGTGAGGGGGCCGCGGAAAGGTCAGGATGATCTCGCCAGGCGGTAGTAGATCTCCTGTCGCTATAGGCCGGGTGTGGGAGCCCGGCCTGCTATGATCATCCCGGATCGTTTCTGTAACGCTATGGGGTTACGGGTGAGGGGGCTCTATGGAGCGAGTGGCCTTTGTTCTCAAGGTGCGGGCCGACCGTATCGAGGAGTATAAGGAGCGTCATAAGCACGTTTGGCCTGAGATGTTGCAGGCCCTGCGGGAGGCCGGATGGCGCAATTATTCCCTCTTCATGCGGGAGGATGGTCTGCTGTTTGGCTACCTGGAGACCGAGGACTTCGATAGGGCGCTGGCCGCCATGGCCGAGCAGGATGTGAATGCTCGGTGGCAGGCGGAGATGGCGCCCTTCTTTGAGCGGCTGGAGGGGCAGCGCCCGGACGAAGGCCTGATTCGGCTGGAGGAGGTCTTCCATCTGGATTAATGTGCTCTTCCGGTTAAGGGGGATGGAGCCGGCGGCGATCTCGCGTTCGATTTCCACGCGCGGCAGGGGTGAGTCCTCTGATCGAGCGGATATTGCGTTGGGATGGATTCGGTGAGACGGATCCTGGCTTATGGGACGGCTTACCTACTGTGGGTGGTCACCATCGCGCTGAGCGTCCTGGGCGCGATCGTCGCCCGCAGCACCTATCAGTTGTTATTGACCACGACTGCCTGGCATCGGTATACCCTCCACGCGTTGAACCAGTTCCTCACCTTTTTTCTCGCCTTCCTGCTGCTTTGCCTCATCGTCTTCGTCGAATCCTTCTACCGCACGGGGGTTCGGAGGGGCGATCTGCTGGCCCGATTTTGCCTGCTCACGGCCATCGAGCTGGCCTTCTTTGCCGTGCTGCATGTGATCCGGGTGATCCTGCTGTGGGTTTCCGGCGCGAGCGTTACCCTCGGGTTTGCCATCATGGTGGGCGAGTTGGCGGGCGCGGCCGTTTTCTCCCTGCTGGCCCGTCGGCTGCGGCGGCCGACATCCACAGCGTTGAGGCGCTGACGTCCATCAATGGCAAAGGGCCCGGCCACGCGGCTGGGCCCTGCGTCGTCTGTCGGTCGGGAGGCTGGCCCGCGTTCACACGACCAGGGAGAAGTCGCGCAGGATGGATCCGCCGATGAACTCGCGCAGGATGGAATTGTCGGGGATCCACTTGGTGTCCACCGGCAGGAACCAGTTCAGGAACGCCAGCAGGCGCTTGGCCTCGATGTATTCCTGGGTTCTGGGTTTGATCTGTAGCAACAGCGGCTCGGCCAGCGGACGCAGCACGGCCAGCTCGTAGAGGAGCGCCGAGTTGAACATCACGTCGGCGTGTTCCTGGTAGGGGAAGATGTACTTCCTCTCGCCGCGACGGACGCTCTCCCAGCGCTGGATGGTCTCCTGAGCGGAATAGCCGCGATACGTCGCGTCGCGCACGATGCGGCGGATCAGCCGCGTGTCCGTCGTGGGCACGCGGTTGTGCTGGTCCAGGTTGAGCTGCGTCAGAGCGGAGACGTAGATGCGATAGATGCTGTCTCGCGGGATGTGGGGCACCAGCGCCGGGTTCAGCCCATGTATGCCCTCGACCACGATGACGTGCTCCCGCGTGAGTTGGACGGTGATGCCGCGCTCCCGTTTGCCCGTGCGGAAGTTATACCGAGGCAGCTGCACCATCTCCCCGTTCATGAGTTTGAGGAGTTGCTCGTTGAACAGCTCGAGGTCCACGGCCTCCAGCGCCTCGTAGTCGTAGTTCCCCTCCTCGTCCTTCGGCGTCTTCTCCCGGTCGACGAAGTAGTCGTCCAGCCCCAGGGCGAAGGGGCGTATCCCGTTGGCCAGCAGCTGGATGGCCAGCCGGCGGGCGAAGGTGGTCTTGCCTGAGGAGGAGGGGCCCGCGATCAGCACCAGCCGCACCTGGGGGCGCCGCTCCTGGATCTCCTGGGCGATCTGGGCGATGCGCTGTTCGTGGAGCGCCTCGGAGACGAGGATCACCTCCCGGGTGCGGTCGTGAGCGATGGCCTCGTTCAGGCCGCCCACGTCCTCCACGTGCATCAGCCGCATCCACTCGCCGTACTCGTGGAACACGGCCATCAGCTTGGGGTATGCCTTGTACGGCTGCAGCCGAGTGGGGTCGATGCGGCGCGGGAATTGGAGCACGAATCCGGGCGGGCAGTCTCGCAGGGCGAACCAACGCAGGTACCCGGTGGAGGGCACCATGTACCCCGGGAAGTAGTCCCGCACGCCGCGAATGCCGTATAGCGCCAGGTCGTTCTTGCTGCGGTGCTTCAGCAGCCGCACCTTGTCCATATCGCCGCGCGACCGGAAGAAGGCGATGGCCTCGGTCAGCGTCAGCTTCTCCCGTGTGATGGGCTCATCGGCCTCGACGATCTCCCGCATGCGCTCCTCAATCCGCTTCAACTCCTCCGGCGTGAACGCCTCACGGCCGCGCACCTGGCAGAAATAGCCCCCGAAGGTCAGCGAGTGGTCGACGTAAATGCGGGCCTCCGGGAACAGCTCGGCGGCGGCGGCGATCAGCAGCAGCGTGAGGGAGCGCCGATAGATGCGCATCCCGTCCTGGGTGCGCATGGTCAGGGGGACCACGTCCACGTCCCTCTCCACCCGGTAGGTCAGCTCGTACAGCTCCCCATCGACCAGGGCGCCGGTCACCGGCGCGTCCAGGTCCAGATCGGCGGCTCGGATGTAGGCTTCCAGGCGGGTGCCAATGGGGGCCTCGTAGACCTGTCCGTCGGGAAAACGCACCTGAGCCGTGGTGCGGGGTTTCGATGGCCACACAGTATTTTCCTCTGCCCCGTGTTCGCTCACCCTCTTCACCTTTTCCGTCATCGATTCCTCTCTCCCTTGCTCGTCGTTTTTCGCTTCTTCGCGATGGATTCATACGGTTTCACTGTATCCCAATCTGGGCAGAAGTCAAGTGCCCTGAGGTACGCCCCGTCTGGCTTTGGGCTCGATTCCCCGCCACAGGTGGTACAGGGGAAAGAAGAAGGCCCCCCGTCTCATACGGGAGGCCCATCCGACGATCCGGTGGCGTTTGATCTCAGTTGTCGGCCTGTTTGCCTTCTGATCTGTGTGGCCGAAGGCCGTGCCCTCGCCGCACCACCCCACATCCGTGTTAAAGAGGTTTCTTACCAGGCTTTCCGATTGCCGATGTTCCTGCCATGTTCTCCGAGAGCGCGCTAAAGTCCCAGGCGCTCGAACTGGGATTCCGGCGCCTGGACCTCGCGCAGCGCCTGTCGGAGCTTCTCCTCGTATGTACGCTCGATGGGGGTGCCGGCCAGGTCGTGTTCCTGGTCCTCGTCCTCCCGGATGTTGAACAGCAGCGAGGGGTGGACGACATCATCCGGCGCTGCCGAGATCCGGGCCATCTCATCCGGACGGAAGCGCATCCGCCCCACCAGCATCTCCGTCTGCGGCATGTAGGGGCCGAACTCCAGGCGTCCGGTGAGATCGGGCAGCTCCCACCAGGGCGCCGTAGACCAGCGCAGCGAGTACGCCTCCAGGGGCGTGTTGTCGGGCGTCTGCGGATGCCGCAGATAGGTGTAATGTCCGTCGGTGTAGTTCACCCCTCTGCCCCACCAGCCGTACAGGACATAATCCCGAACGCGGTCCACCTTGCCCTCCAGAATGGGGATCAGCGAGCGTCCGTGGACCGGACGCGGCGGTTCCAGCCCGAACCATTCCAAGATGGTCGCGTACAGGTCCACGGTGGTGGTCAGGGCGTCGATGCGCTCACCGCCGCGGGCGCCGCCCGGGAGGTGGATCATCAACGGGGTGTGCGCGATGGTCTGATATGCCGGGCAGGCCGGCTTGCCCATCCAGCCGTGCTCACCCAGGAAGTGGCCGTGATCGGTCATCAGGATGATGGCCGTGTCGTCCCACAGTCCGAAGTCGTCCACGCGCTCCAGCAGGCGGCCCAGCCAGCGATCGGTCATGGTCACCTTCCCGGCGTACTGGGCGCGTATATGGCGCATCTGTTCCTCCGTCTCCCCCTCGATCCGGCCGTAGCGGTCCCAGATGTAGAGCGGGCCGTCCCAATCCGGATCGTACATGGTGTCGTAGGGGGGCGGCACGTGGAACGGCTCGTGGGGGTCGAACTCGTCGATCATCAGGAAGAAGTTCTCGTGGCTGTGATTGCGCTCCAGCCAGTCGGCCGCGGCCTGAAGCGTTCGAGGGGCGAAGAAGTCGGCCTCCCGGTTGAGGCGGCTCATGTTCCGCCAGTAGCGCGGGCTGAGCACGCCGTGGTACGGCGGTGGGTCCGGCCGGGGATCGGTGATCCAGGGGTCGTTCTCGTGGCCACGGATGAACTCCCATCCCTCGAAGTCAATGTGATAGTTCTCGCCGCCGCGCTCGAACAGGTGGTAATGGTCCGTGATGAGGTGGGTGAGCACGCCCGCCTGGCGGAGCAGCCGGGGGAGCGGGTGGTCCCAAGGTTCCAGGCTGCCCCACGGCCGCCATAGGAACTCCCAGTCGCCCGTCCACAGGTCCCGGCGGGCTGGCATGCAAGGGGCCGAGCCGATGTAGTTCTGCTCGAATACCACGCTGCGCTCCGCCAAGGCGTCCATGTTGGGAGTGCGTACCCAGTCGTTGCCGTAGATCGGTAGGAAGTGACGGTTCAGGCTGTCCAGCAGGATGCAGATGACTTTCATGGGGGCCTCCGTAGGGTTGGGTGTTATGTGTTGCGTGGTCTTGTCTTGGGATGGAGACGATGGGCGGGCACTTAGGTGGTTTCGTGGTTAAGGAGCCCGGGCGGACACCGGACGTGGGTAGGGGGCTGTGGGGGGGGCGTTGACATAGGTTGTCTCCTCCATGTATAATCCCAGGCGAACGCAGTGTCCTGCTTTCCCGGGTTGGACGTTCTTGTGGCACTCATGGAGCTGCGTTCTCGCGGCGGGGTGGTTTCGCGTTCGCCGCGGATATAGGATATTATGCGGAATCATCCCGCATCCGTCAACTGACCGGGGATGCGGTGATGTTCCATGTCTCACCGCTGAGTCACGGAGGGCGCGAAGAAGGAGAAACACGGGAGGAGCTCTGCGCCTTCTTGTGCCCGCTGCACAGGCTCGCGACTCGCTTCGCACAGGGGTTCGCTCATTTTGTGCTGCCGCCGATCCGCTTTTGCCGGCGCTTCCGTGGACGTTGCCGCAGCCGAGAATTCCTCCTCACTTCCCCGGCTCCTGATGTGAACATCTCTCCTTTGTGCTTGCGGTTATGTGCAGCGCTGCCGGAGGGGACTTGGAGGCTTCTGCGTGTTGCCATGACCTG
The sequence above is drawn from the Chloroflexota bacterium genome and encodes:
- a CDS encoding arabinose isomerase, whose amino-acid sequence is GIPCSGEGDLKNAVAMKVLDVLGAGGSYTEFYAMDFRDQFVLMGHDGPGHIAISDRKHVLRGLGLYHGKAGFGVSVEFNVRTGPVTIFACTQTRDGRLKFLAAEGESLPGPILRIGNTNSRIRFRLPPAEFVDAWCAQAPTHHCALGVGHVASTLAKFAHLEGLPFVEVGRSSVEHWGA
- a CDS encoding L-rhamnose mutarotase, with the protein product MERVAFVLKVRADRIEEYKERHKHVWPEMLQALREAGWRNYSLFMREDGLLFGYLETEDFDRALAAMAEQDVNARWQAEMAPFFERLEGQRPDEGLIRLEEVFHLD
- a CDS encoding nucleoside kinase, which codes for MWPSKPRTTAQVRFPDGQVYEAPIGTRLEAYIRAADLDLDAPVTGALVDGELYELTYRVERDVDVVPLTMRTQDGMRIYRRSLTLLLIAAAAELFPEARIYVDHSLTFGGYFCQVRGREAFTPEELKRIEERMREIVEADEPITREKLTLTEAIAFFRSRGDMDKVRLLKHRSKNDLALYGIRGVRDYFPGYMVPSTGYLRWFALRDCPPGFVLQFPRRIDPTRLQPYKAYPKLMAVFHEYGEWMRLMHVEDVGGLNEAIAHDRTREVILVSEALHEQRIAQIAQEIQERRPQVRLVLIAGPSSSGKTTFARRLAIQLLANGIRPFALGLDDYFVDREKTPKDEEGNYDYEALEAVDLELFNEQLLKLMNGEMVQLPRYNFRTGKRERGITVQLTREHVIVVEGIHGLNPALVPHIPRDSIYRIYVSALTQLNLDQHNRVPTTDTRLIRRIVRDATYRGYSAQETIQRWESVRRGERKYIFPYQEHADVMFNSALLYELAVLRPLAEPLLLQIKPRTQEYIEAKRLLAFLNWFLPVDTKWIPDNSILREFIGGSILRDFSLVV
- a CDS encoding sulfatase — its product is MKVICILLDSLNRHFLPIYGNDWVRTPNMDALAERSVVFEQNYIGSAPCMPARRDLWTGDWEFLWRPWGSLEPWDHPLPRLLRQAGVLTHLITDHYHLFERGGENYHIDFEGWEFIRGHENDPWITDPRPDPPPYHGVLSPRYWRNMSRLNREADFFAPRTLQAAADWLERNHSHENFFLMIDEFDPHEPFHVPPPYDTMYDPDWDGPLYIWDRYGRIEGETEEQMRHIRAQYAGKVTMTDRWLGRLLERVDDFGLWDDTAIILMTDHGHFLGEHGWMGKPACPAYQTIAHTPLMIHLPGGARGGERIDALTTTVDLYATILEWFGLEPPRPVHGRSLIPILEGKVDRVRDYVLYGWWGRGVNYTDGHYTYLRHPQTPDNTPLEAYSLRWSTAPWWELPDLTGRLEFGPYMPQTEMLVGRMRFRPDEMARISAAPDDVVHPSLLFNIREDEDQEHDLAGTPIERTYEEKLRQALREVQAPESQFERLGL